One Branchiostoma lanceolatum isolate klBraLanc5 chromosome 18, klBraLanc5.hap2, whole genome shotgun sequence DNA window includes the following coding sequences:
- the LOC136424023 gene encoding von Willebrand factor A domain-containing protein 7-like — protein MYHILRFPFSPNTPCSTYHKMANFRAGTILFFWTFLYVTVEGFLPNRLSTIHTLNPTDYTHEEITQIGVLKAAAKFLEDNPPSGTSFTPGQLQNLDPLNPTTLFTAYYGEVTSAGKLQSAITEIIDAHSRVDSDYLSNAEYHVGGEEIQAANTRLITQRNSIQGVLSATPPNFEAARAMIGVYLHILQDFYSNTNWVELEGGVPYEDLGLEDRALRPVGTTVPTCEDCSITSGTVDCSNNILLQMLLTSGYKSGQTKVKPAAYTATTGAGKCSHGGLTDDSRLTVPTGGINKETSVPSLSPHYYLHEQAAQAAIQATTNFFIAPGYGLLSQIGAESFREVLNLGSGNSMVFVIDVSGSKGNDVEAVRQETVQIVQSTTGTANAPYNYILSTFSDPEIVPVRTTRDPNEMITWLNALTVHGGGDCPEFCFGGIGLALLNCLPESKLFIFTDADPKDPEKYSSVAALMHAKQAVLNFLLTGACNSRSLQYGQEQGYFKGAARRVIKRSNRNWYEQLAQESGGSVYEGDKENIANLTGVISVALSNSAPVTLYKASLPAGSGRVVPLEVDSTLLELVISLVATNSAPDLVIENPDGTEQVFGTPDAEIVVNVGTNKVYQIKNPSPGTWRLRLRDSQQYMLEVTGKSIVDFSYQFMKTTSNGILLPIDGKPVAGVNTTSNVDVLGSENVQLLSKISFLSEAGSELVSSSMLAVGGLLGAKYSAVLPIPTEEFRVKIEGSDVNNTVFQRVQPTLIQPQSFDLALEGEEEPLFAGGTADVHFLLVNHGSSGTFTFTTTDDASMVQSVSPPSATLQENANITGYIRFAAPSTAAVGTTSTATLTVSGPVGSSNSLVVRVTVEPHIVVTVDDVSPTCTIVAASGNCTLKQQHPSTCDSHHWSIDVQVRDGESGIYSLTASPSGSGVTFNHSTFNPGTVGTNIAATHSSNCCKPGGTVTVADKQGNIAQCTVDYYIPTTTPQPTTSQLMKVPLTTQSLTTAETGPPTVLEGDSSDDQSLGTPQIALLASAAVVVVGLLTGLGAALYCIKKPSVKPSAVPT, from the exons ATGTACCATATTTTGCGGTTCCCTTTCTCCCCAAATACACCGTGTAGCACCTATCACAAAATGGCGAATTTCCGAGCAGGTACGATTTTATTCTTTTGGACTTTTCTATATGTTACTGTTGAAGGATTTCTACCAAACAGGCTGAGCACGATTCACACCTTGAACCCCACGGACTACACCCATGAGGAAATAACCCAGATCGGTGTTCTCAAAGCTGCAGCCAAGTTTTTAGAAGACAACCCTCCAAGCGGGACGTCCTTCACTCCAGGACAACTGCAGAATCTGGATCCACTCAACCCAACAACGCTTTTTACAGCGTATTACGGAG AAGTGACCTCAGCAGGAAAACTCCAGTCGGCGATAACAGAGATCATTGACGCCCACTCCCGAGTGGACAGTGATTACCTGTCTAATGCAGAATACCACGTGGGTGGGGAGGAAATACAAGCAG CAAACACACGGTTGATAACACAGCGAAACAGCATACAAGGAGTCCTATCGGCGACCCCACCCAACTTTGAGGCTGCCCGAGCAATGATTGGTGTTTACCTGCACATCTTACAAGACTTCTACAGCAACACCAACTGGGTCGAGCTGGAGGGAGGGGTTCCGTACGAAGACCTGG GACTGGAAGACAGAGCTCTTCGACCGGTAGGCACCACTGTTCCAACTTGCGAGGATTGCTCGATAACTTC GGGAACTGTAGATTGCAGCAATAACATCCTTCTGCAAATGCTGCTGACGAGTGGATATAAGAGTGGTCAAACTAAAGTCAAACCAGCTG CTTACACTGCCACAACAGGCGCAGGCAAGTGCAGCCATGGCGGTTTGACTGATGATTCCAGACTGACCGTCCCGACTGGAGGAATCAACAAGGAGACGAGTGTTCCCAGTCTGTCTCCCCACTACTATCTACATGAACAGGCCGCACAGGCAGCGATCCAGGCAACAACCAACTTCTTCATTGCGCCAG GTTACGGCCTGCTATCCCAGATTGGAGCTGAAAGCTTTAGAGAAGTCCTAAACCTTGGCTCGGGGAACTCCATGGTTTTCGTCATAGACGTGTCAGGCAGTAAGGGGAATGACGTTGAAGCAGTGCGTCAAGAAACTGTTCAAATAGTTCAAAGCACTACAGGAACAGCAAATGCACCGTACAACTACATCCTGTCTACATTTAGTGATCCAG AGATAGTACCCGTCCGCACAACCAGAGACCCAAACGAGATGATAACCTGGCTCAATGCGCTGACAGTGCACGGTGGAGGAGACTGTCCAGAGTTTTGCTTTGGTGGAATTGGACTGGCTCTCCTCAACTGCCTACCGGAATCTAAGCTGTTCATCTTCACAGACGCGGATCCAAAAGATCCGGAAAAGTACAGTTCAGTCGCAGCATTGATGCATGCAAAGCAAGCTGTCCTCAACTTCCTATTGACAGGCGCGTGCAACAGCCGCAGCTTGCAATATGGACAGGAACAAGGCTACTTTAAAG GTGCTGCTCGTAGAGTCATTAAGCGAAGCAACAGGAACTGGTACGAACAACTCGCTCAGGAATCCGGTGGATCGGTGTATGAAGGTGACAAAGAGAACATCGCCAACCTGACGGGCGTCATCAGCGTGGCCCTGTCTAACTCCGCTCCTGTCACCCTCTACAAGGCCAGTCTCCCGGCGGGAAGCGGCAGGGTTGTGCCGCTGGAGGTCGACAGTACTCTCCTGGAGCTGGTGATCTCCTTAGTAGCCACAAACAGCGCACCAGATCTGGTTATAGAAAACCCCGACG GTACGGAGCAGGTATTCGGAACACCAGATGCCGAAATCGTTGTCAACGTGGGGACCAACAAGGTGTACCAAATCAAAAACCCGTCTCCCGGTACTTGGCGGCTACGACTAAGAG ATTCACAGCAGTACATGTTGGAAGTTACGGGAAAGAGCATTGTGGACTTCTCTTACCAGTTTATGAAGACCACAAGCAACGGTATCTTACTGCCCATTGATGGAAAACCTGTTGCAG GGGTGAATACAACTAGCAATGTGGACGTCCTCGGCTCAGAGAATGTTCAGCTGCTGTCAAAGATTTCATTCCTGAGCGAGGCAGGCAGTGAGCTGGTGTCTTCTTCCATGTTAGCCGTTGGGGGGCTTCTTGGAGCCAAATATTCTGCTGTACTCCCAATACCAACCGAG GAATTTCGGGTCAAGATCGAAGGCAGCGATGTCAACAACACCGTATTCCAGCGTGTTCAGCCAACTTTAATCCAGCCACAAAGTTTCGATTTGGCTCTGGAGGGTGAAGAAG AACCCCTCTTTGCGGGAGGCACTGCGGACGTGCATTTCCTGCTTGTGAACCACGGAAGCAGCGGAACATTTACTTTCACAACAACGGACGACGCTTCAATGGTCCAGTCTGTGTCACCACCATCGGCCACGTTACAGGAGAACGCCAACATAACAGGGTACATCAGATTTGCAGCTCCAAGTACAGCGGCAGTTGGTACAACAAG CACTGCAACGTTAACTGTGTCAGGACCCGTTGGTTCTTCCAACTCACTTGTTGTCAGAGTGACCGTAGAACCTCATATTGTAGTG ACAGTGGACGACGTGTCACCAACGTGTACAATAGTGGCGGCATCTGGCAACTGCACCCTTAAACAACAACACCCCTCTACCTGTGACAGTCATCACTGGTCCATAGATGTCCAGGTGAGAGATGGAGAATCCGGTATCTACAGTCTTACTGCATCACCTTCGGGGAGTGGGGTCACGTTTAACCACTCAACATTCAATCCGGGAACTGTTGGAACAAACATCGCAGCTACCCACAG TTCTAACTGCTGCAAACCAGGAGGGACAGTGACTGTGGCAGACAAGCAGGGAAACATTGCCCAGTGTACGGTGGACTACTACATTCCAACAACAACCCCTCAACCAACAACATCCCAGCTAATGAAAGTGCCTCTGACAACTCAATCTCTAACGACGGCAGAAACCGGTCCACCCACCGTGCTAGAAGGGGATTCGTCG GATGACCAGTCTTTGGGCACTCCTCAGATTGCACTGTTGGCTTCTGCCGCTGTAGTTGTTGTGGGACTATTGACAGGTCTTGGTGCAGCTTTGTATTGTATCAAGAAGCCTTCCGTCAAACCAAGTGCAGTTCCGACTTAG